GCTTCATGCCGAGGGAGTACGCGCGGGCCTTCTTGCCCGCGGCGGCGGCGAGACCCACCCGGTCGAGCGCGGCGGCGACCCGGGCCGCGCGGGTGCGGGGGTCGGCGGTGGGGTCGGCGGCGTCGTAGCGCACGAGGTTCTCGCGACCGCTGAGGAAGCCGTAGAGGGCGGGGCCCTCGATGAGCGCTCCCACCCGGGGCAGCACGCGCCGTCCGGCGCGCGGCATGGGCTCGCCGAGGACGTGGGCGGTGCCGGAGCTCGGTTCGATCAGGCCCATGAGCATGCGGATGGTGGTGGTCTTGCCGGACCCGTTGGGCCCGAGGAAACCGAAGACGCTGCCGCGCGGGACGGTGAGGTCCAAGCCGTCGACGGCGAGCTGCCCACCGCGATACCGCTTGGTGAGCCCCCGCGTCTCGATGACGGCGGCGACGGCGGGGGCCGTGGCGGCGGATGCGGCGGACGCGGCGCTGTCGGCGGGGCCCGGGCCGGCGGGTTCGCCGGACGCTTCCGGCTCGGAGTGCACGGCGGCCCCGGCGGCCCCGGCGGGCGCGGGAGCGCCTGACGGGACGGTCGCGGCGCAAGCCGCAGACGCGGCGGGCGCACCCGGGTGACCGGGCGCCTTGACCGGCCCGACGGGTGGCGTTGTCATCCGGCCCCCGCCGGAGGCGATCCGCTGCTCCTCCACCGGTTCCCCTTTCGTCATCCCCCGCCCCCGTACCGCGTGCCCTGCGCCAAACCCGCTGCCCGGCGGCACCGTGGTGCCGCCGGGCAGCGGGGGCCGAGCGGGCCGAGCGGGAGGGCCGGCAGCCTGCCTACTTCGCGCTGTTGGCGGCCTTGACCAGCGCGTCCTTGGTGACCGCGCCCGCGTAGACCCTGCCGTCGTCCGTCATGAGGACATTGACGATGCGGGTGCTGAACACCCGGCCGGAGCCGAAGTCGCCCGAGACCTTCTTGCCGAAGCTGTCCAGCAGGGCCGCGGCGTCGCCGCTCTTGCCCTTGCCCTTGGCGTCCTCGCTCAGCTTGCCGACCGCGTCCTTGGGGCCCTTGATCTCGGCGATCGAGGACCAGCCCTTGCCGATGACCTTCATGCCGGACGCGTCGGAGGCGCCGTCCAGACCGGGCAGACCGGTCAGGCCCGGCAGTTCACCGGCGCCGGGCAGCTTGCCCTTGAGCTTCGCGGCGTCGTCACCCTTGCCCGGCTTCCCGGAGTCCTCGGTGACCTTGGTGCCCTTCGACGGGGTGAAGGTGAAGTTCTTCGCGGCGGGCTTGCCGAAGTCGACCTTGGTGAAGCCGGCGTCGACGATGGCCTTGCCGCTCTTCGGAGCGAGGGTGAACTTCAGCGGCACGCCGTTCTTCGCGTCGACCGCGATCCGGACGGCACCGACCGTGGAGTCGCCGCCCTTCGGCTTGATCACCAGCTGGTACGCGTCCCGGCCGGCCACCTTGGCGGTGCCGTCGACGGTCACCGAGGTGGTGTCGTCCACGGTGGCCAGGGCCCGCTTGGCCAGCTCCTGCGGCGAGGCACCGGCCAGGTCCTTCGGCACCTCGTGTCCGTCGCCGCCCTGCTGCTTCGGCGCCTTGGACTTCGGGGCCTTGGAGTGGTGGGCGGAGTCGCTGGCGCTGTCGTACGCCCAGACGTCGTCGCCGTTGCGGATCACGCTGTACTCGGCGGCGCGCTCGACTATGGAGAGCCGCTGCTTGTCGGGGCCGTCGACGGCTATGCGCAGGGTGTGCGAGCCGGAGAGGAGCTCGGTCAGCTTGGCCTGCGGGTCGGCGGCGTCCCCGCCCTTTCCGCCGCCCGAGCCCTTGCCGGCGTCACCGAGCGAGAAGCCCGAGGGCAGCGACGGCAGGCCGAGGTCGGTGGAGATCTTGACGGTGCCGGAGGCCTGCTGCACATCCGACTTCGCCATCTTGGCTATCAGGTCCTGCGCACTGATCTTCGGCAGGTCCGGGTCTCCGGTGCTCGCCAGCGCCGGTACGACGAACCCGATCGTCGCCGCCGCGACACCGGCCACCGCGACCGGCACCACGTAACGGGCGGCCTTGCGGCGGCCCGTGCCGGGCGTCCCGGCCTCGTCGGCGCCCTGGGTCGGTTGGATCCGTGCCATCTGCTCTACCTCCGTCGTCGGCGGCGGTCATACGCGTCGTGCACTCGCCCACCCCTAGGCTCATTGTGGCCCGACCGCTCGGTGGTGGCGCGGGAGTCCGGGGGTTTCCCCCGGGGAACGACACTGTCAATTCCACCAAACCGGCCACGCGACGTCGTCAGCCGACGGGATCACTTTCCCGTAGTTCTCGGGTATGACACCCCTTAAGGGCCGTCCCACCACAGGGGAATCGGCCGAGACCGAGCGGTCCCTCCGGGGCGGGCCGGGGCGCGCGGGCCCCGGCGCGGCGGGCTCAGCCCGCCCGGTGCACGACCGCGTCGCAGAGGTCCTCGAGCGCGGACTTCGCGTCGCACTCGGGCAGCGGCGCGAGGATCGCGCGGGCCTCCTGCGCGTAGCGGACGGTGTCGCGGCGCGCCTGCTCCAGGGCCGGATGGGCACGCAGCAGGCGCAGCACCTCGGCGTGCCGGGCGTCGTCGGTGAGGTCGCCGTCGAGGAGTTCGCACAGCCGGCGGTCGTCGGCCGAACCGCTGGCGGCGGCCTGCGCGCGCAGGTGGAGCACGGGCAGGGTGGGGATGCCCTCGCGCAGGTCGGTGCCGGGGGTCTTGCCCGACTCATGGGAGTCGCTGGCGATGTCGAGGACGTCGTCGGCGAGCTGGAAGGCGGTGCCGAGCCGCTCGCCGTAGTGGGTGAGGATCTCGACGGTGCGCTCGTCGGCGCCGGACATCATCGCGCCGTACCGTCCGGCGACGGCGATCAGCGAGCCGGTCTTGCCGGCGATGACGTCGAGGTAGTGCTCGATGGGGTCGCGGCCGTCGCGCGGGCCCGCGGTCTCCAGGATCTGGCCGGTGACCAGGCGCTCGAAGGCCTCGGCCTGGATCCGCACGGCCTCGGGGCCGAGGTCGGCCAGTATGTGCGAGGCCCGGGAGAAGAGGAAGTCGCCGGTCAGGACGGCCACGGAGTTGCCCCAGCGGGCGTTGGCGCTGTCCACGCCGCGGCGCACATCGGCCTCGTCCATGACGTCGTCGTGGTAGAGCGTGGCCAGGTGCGTCAGCTCGACGACGACGGCCGACGGCACGATGCCCGGGGCGTAGGGGTCGCCGAACTGGGCGGCGAGCATCACCAGCAACGGCCGGAACCGCTTGCCTCCGGCCCGGACGAGGTGCTGGGCGGCCTCGGTGATGAAGGGCACACCGCTCTTGGTGGCCTCCAGGAGGCCCTCCTCGACGGCGGCCAAACCGGCCTGGACATCGGCTTCAAGAGCCTGGTCCCGCACGCTCAGCCCGAAAGGCCCGACGACGGTCACGAGGGGTACTCCTGTCTGCCTGCGAACACGGGGATTGTCGATGTGTCGCTGTCTCCACCAAAAGTCAGCGTATCCGGTCGACTGTGGATCACCGTGGGCGCCTGCCCGGCTGGCACTCTCCCGGGGCTCCCCGGCTGCCTTGGAACACGCGTCGGCCTCCGCCGTCACACTGCTCGACGTCTGCCCCGCCGTGTCCTTGATCACCCGGTTGTTTCCGCACAGACGTACTGGCCGGCTCCGCCACCCGTGGCAGACCGGCCAGTACGGATTCCTCTGTGGAGTGCGGGGCGCCTTTGCCGCCTGCGGCGGCGGGCGCCCCGCGGGCGCGTCCTCGAGCGCCGGACGGGCTCGAATGAGCCCGTCCGGCGCTCGAGGACACCGCTACGCAGCGGAGGTGCACACGCCTAGAGCGCAGCCACCGCCCTGGCCAGCCGCGGGGAGGCGTATTCGGTGCCGCAGACGAACCGCATGACCGGGCCGTAGCTGGCGGCGGCAGGGAGCCCGGTGAAGAACAGGCCGGGCACGGACGAGTGGTAGCCGGGGCCCAGGCGCGGGCCGCCCGCGCCGACCGCGAGCTTGGCGCGCAGGCCGTGGCCCAGGAAGTCCAGGGCGGCGAGGTCCACCCGGTAGCCCGTCGCGGCCAGGACATGATCGGCGGCCAGCTCACCGGCCGCGCCGCCGTCGCCGACGAGGGTCAGCACCGGACGTCCCGACTCCACCCGGGCCCGCGCGATCCGCTTGCCCTCGGTGACCTGCACCCGGCCGACGAAGCGCTCGCGCAGCCACCAGGCGCCGAGCGGCCCCAGCACCCGCCCCACCAGGAACCGGCGGGCCGGGGCCGGAAGATGGCGGAAAGCGTCCGCGTAGTAGGAGAAGGCGTACAGCGACCAGGCCCGCCCGAAGGGGGACGAGGGACGCAGCGGAGGCTGTCCGTCCGGTGCGGCTCCGAAGCGCACCGCGCCCCGGGTGCGGGCGAGGACGCGCACCGAGGCGGCCCCGGCGTCGGCGAGCAGCACCGCGCTCTCCAGCGCCGACTGCCCGGCGCCCACGACGACGACGTCCTGGCCGCTGAAGCGGTCGAAGTCACGGTGCTGCGAGCTGTGCGAGACGGGGCCGCTCGGGGAGGGGCCGTCGGGGACGGCGGTGGCCAGCTGGGGCGGCAGGTGGGCGAAGCCGCTCAGCCCGGTGGCGACGACGACGGCACGGGCGGTGAACTGCTCCCCGGAGTCGAGCTTCAGCTCGAAGCCCGGCCGGGCGCCGCGCCGGTCGACCGAGACCACCCGCACCTGCTCCAGCCCCGGCACCAGCCGCTCCTGGAACCACAGCCCGTAGCGGGCGAAGGTCTCGACCGGGATGGGGTCCCAGTCCGATTCGTAGCGCCGCTCCCCCGTCGCGCGGCAGAAGTCGAGGAGGGTGTGCCCGGGCTGGGGGGCGTCGATGTTGGAGGCGTCGGGGGTGGATTTCAGCAGCATCCCGGCGGGCATGTGCGCACGCCAGCTCACCATCGGCGAGCCCAGGACGCGCACGGGTATGCCGCGTGCCCGCAGATGGGCGGCGGTCGAGAGACCGTACGGACCGGCCCCGATGACTGCTACCGGAAGTGTCACGAGTCCCCTCCCAGGGCGTTACTCGACGACGGCAGCGGCACGGCGACGGGATCGCCACAGCTGCCACAGGTGCCGCGCGCCCGGTCGTATGAACCGGGCGAGCATGGTGAAGAACGGCTTCATGTCGTCCGCCGCGGCCCAGGCCAGCTCGGTGCCGCTGGCCCGGACGGGTGCGTGGGGGGTGGTGTAACCGCTGCGGCGGTAGGCGGCGAGCGCGGGCAGGTCGATGTTCTCCACGACGAAGCGGCGGCCCGCGCGCTGCTCCCCCTCGGGGACCTCACGGCCGGTGAGGTCCAGATGCTGGGCGCGGACGACGTCGATGCCCGCCACGCTCTCGAAGAGACGGAACTGCGCACCCATGCGGGGGTTGAAATCCAGGAGTTTGTAACGGCCGTCGCGGCGGTCGTAGCGCCAGTCCAGGTCGATGATGCCGCTGAAGCCGATCTGCTTGATGAACTGCGCTGCCATCGCGGCGAGTTCGGGATTGTCGACGACGTAGGCGTTGGCCGTCATGCCCGCGTGCGGGGGCCAGGAACGCACCTTGACCCCGGTGAACATCGCCAGCGGCGCGCTCTCCGCGTCGAAGTACGCGTGGACGATCCAGTCCTCGGCGTCCTCGCGCGGCAGATACTCCTGGAGGATCACCCCCGGCATCCGCCCCCAGCCGCGTGCCAGATCCAGCAGCTCACGGGGGCCGCCTATCCGCGTCGTGCCGTGCACGGCGGGCTGCCGGCGGCGTTCGAACGCCTCCCGGTTCTTGGCCACCAGGGGGAAGCGGGCGGTCGTCGCATACTTCTCGATCTCCTCGTAGGAGGCGGGGAAGAGGGACGCCGGGGCGGGCACCCCGTGCTCCACGCACAGCTCGTACAGCCCCTGCTTGCTGGCGAGCCGGCGGGGTAATCCCCGCTCCACCGGTGGGAAGAGGAACGGCCCGGACAGTGCCTCGGCGTGCTCGGCGATGAGCACCGCCGCCTCCTCGTCGGTCGGCACCAGGACCGTGGGGCGCCCGATGGACCGCCCGATCGTCAGCAGCCCGTCGACCAGCTCCTCGGACCGCTCGGTGCCGGTGGTGGGCCAGACGAAGGCACGGTCCAGATAGCGGGAGAGCGCGGCGGGGGTCCAGCGGTCCTCGGTGATGGCGTACATCGGGATCCCGAGCCGGCCGAGACTGCGGATCGCGCCGACGCCGCCGTGGTGCAGGGGATAGCCGCCGATCTTCACCATCAGCCCGGGCACCGACCGGTCCGCCGCGATGGGCGTGCTTCTGCTCGCCACCAGCACCCCCCTCGGCCACTCACCCGCAGCGGCCCCCCACTGTGTGTGACTCGACACAGGACGCTACTTCGGAACTACCGCTTCCAGCAAGGCAATCCGGGACATTGCCAGCTCTTTGGCGGGTGTACGGACGGCGCGCGACCAGCGCTTGCGCAACCGTTCGAGCCGCCTGCGGCGGCGGGCGCCCTGCGGGCGCGTCCTCGATCGCCGGACGGGCTGTTTCGGCTGAGGTCAGCCACATCCGGCCCGTCCGGCGATCGAGGACACCGCCGCGCAGCGGAGGTGCACAGCCGAAAGCCGCCGGGCAGGCTCCACGCGGCGGCCAGCACGTAATGTGGTGCCCAGTTCCCACCGGCCCTCCAGGAGCGTCCCGGAGAAAGCGAGGCAGCGTCCCATGCCCGAGCACCGCCCCCGCGAACTGTCCGAAGGCGACCCCTTCGGCGCGGCCACCCTCCCCTACGGCGTGTTCACGACGCCCGACGCCCCGGACCACCCCCGGATCGGTGTCCGTTACGGCGACTTCGTGCTCGACGCGGCGGCCGCCGCGGCCGCCCACGGCTCCGCGCACGCCGCGCTGCTGGACCAGCCGACGCTCAACCCCCTGCTCGCCGCCGGACGCCCCGTGTGGCAGGCCGTGCGCGCCGAGGTCCGCTCCTGGCTCACCGGGGAGCACTTCCACCCGCTCGCCGAGGTGACGCTGCGGCTGCCGTTCGAGGTCGCCGACTACGTCGACTTCTACGCGAGCGAGCACCACGCCACCAACGTCGGCAAGATCTTCCGGCCCGACGGCGAGCCGCTCACGCCCAACTGGAAGCACCTGCCCATCGGCTACCACGGCCGCGCCGGGACGATCGTGGTCTCCGGCACCGACGTCGTGCGCCCCCAGGGCCAGCGCAAGACCCCCGCCGACGCCACGCCCGTCTTCGGGCCGTCCGTGCGGCTCGACATCGAGGCCGAGGTGGGCTTCGTCGTCGGCACCCCGGCACCGGAGAACACCCCGGTCGGCCTCGACGGCTTCCGCAAGCACGTCTTCGGCGTCTGCCTCGTCAACGACTGGTCGGCGCGCGACATCCAGGCCTGGGAGTACGTGCCGCTCGGCCCGTTCCTCGGCAAGTCCTTCGCGACCTCCGTCTCCGCGTGGATCACCCCGCTCGACGCCTTCGACGAGGCCCGCACCGCGCCGCCGGAGCGCACCCACCCGCTGCTGCCCTACCTCGACGACACCGACAGCGAGCCGGGCGGCATCGACCTGCGCATCGAGGTGCGCATCAACGGCGAGACCGTCGCCCGGCCGCCGTTCGCCGCCATGTACTGGACGGCGGCCCAGCAGCTGGCCCATATGACGGTCAACGGCGCCTCGTTGCGCACGGGCGACTTCTACGCCTCCGGCACGGTCAGCGGCCCCGAGCCCGACCAGCGCGGCTGCCTCCTCGAGCTCACCGAGGGCAAGGGCCCGTACCTGGCGGACGGCGACGAGGTCACCCTGACGGCCTGGGCGCCGGGTCCGGGCGGCGCCCGGATCGGGCTCGGCGAGGTCACCGGCCGTATCGTCCCCGCGCACGGCACCACCGCGCCATGAACCACGGCACGCCGGACCTCACGCTGCCGGAAGAGCTGCTGCTGCTCGCCCTCCACCCCGAAAAGGGCAACAGGCTGTGCAGCGCCCGGTATCTGGGGTACGGCATGGCCGGGGCCGTACTGGCCGAACTCCAGCTGGGCGGGCACATCAGGGAGGACCGGGTGCGCCCGGTCGTGCTCCCGGGCGCACCGCCGGCCGACCGGCGGCTGGCCGGGGCTCTGCGGAGCCTCGGTGAGCCCGGCGCCAAGGCGCCGAAGACATACCGCTGGGTGCGGACCGCCGCCCGGCACGTGGAGGAGCCCTGGCTCACGGGGCTGGTGGAGCGGCGGGCCGTGCGCGCGGAGCGGCGGCGGGCGCTCGGCCTCTTCCCGTACACGCGGTATCCCGTCGGGCCGGTCGATCTGACCAGCGAGACCCGGCGGCGGTTCGAGGCGGCGCGGACGGCGGGCTGGCCCGACCCGCGCTCCCGGGCGCTGGCCGCCCTGGTGTTCGCCATAGGCGTCGGCGGTGTCCTCTACCCCGGCTGGGGCGCGCGGCACCAACGCTCGGCCATGCGGGACGCCCTGGACCATTCCTGGACGGCCAAGGCGGTGCGCCGCAACGTCCAGGCCGACAAGTCCAGCGGTTCCGGTGGCTTCGGCGGTGACGGTGGCGGCGACGGCGGAGGGGGCGGAGGCGGGGGCGACTGAACGCCCCGGCCCGCCGGAACGGGGCTGCTAACTTGGCATGTCCTGTTCGACGTCTGAGGAGTAGTACGTGCGCAAGGCAGCGCAGTTCACGGGGGCGGCGCTCATCGCCGCTGTGCTGATGACCGGTTGTGGCAGCGGAAGCGACGACGGCAAGAAGAAGGACAAGGAGACCGGGGCCACGGCCCCGGCGTCCGACAAGCCGGGCGCGGGCGGGGAGTCCGCCAAGCCCGGCGCCGGGGACCCCGCCAGGATGGACGGCATGTGGAACCGCCAGAAGGGCACCGAGATCGTCCGGGTGACCATCATGAGCACCACGGCCATCTCCGCCTCCGCCGGTGCGGTGTGCAACGGCCCGGCGACGAAGTCCGGCACCACGGCGAAGCTCGACCTCAAGTGCAACGCGAGCGACAACACCCGCGCCAAGGGCACCGCCACCCTGTCGGCCGACGGCAAGAAGCTCACGGTCAGCTGGGACAACGGCCCGACCGAGGACTTCACCAAGGACCCCATCAAGGTCGAGATGCCGAAGATCGAGATGCCGAAGATCGACACCCCGACCATCCCGGCGGGCTGACGGCTCCGGTACCCGGACGCGCCGCTGCCCGGCACCCCGTGGGGTGCCGGGCAGCGGCGTGACGTCCGTACCGCGTCCGTGGCGGCTAGCGCACGAACGTGCCCGCCTGGCCCGCGAGATCCAGGAAGTACTGCGGGGCCACCCCGAGGACGACGGTGACGGCGACGCCGACGGCGATGGCCGTGGAGGTGAGCACGCTGGGCACGGCCACCGTCGGGCCGTCGGCCTTCGGCTCGCTGAAGAACATCAGCACGATCACCCGGACGTAGAAGAACGCGGCGATGGCCGAGGACAGCACACCCACGATGACGAGCGTCCCGGCGCCGCCCTGCGCCGCCGCCTTGAAGACGGCGAACTTTCCGGCGAAGCCGCTCGTGAGCGGAATGCCCGCGAAGGCCAGCAGGAAGACCGCGAAGACGGCTGCGACCAGGGGCGAACGCCGCCCGAGACCGGCCCACTTCGACAGGTGCGTGGCCTCGCCGCCCGCGTCGCGCACCAGCGTCACGACCGAGAAGGCGCCGAGCGTCACGAAGGAGTACGCGGCGAGGTAGAACAGCACGGAGGAGACGCCGTCCGGGCTGGCCGCGATGACACCGGCGAGGATGAACCCCGCGTGGGCGATGGAGGAGTAGGCCAGCAGCCGCTTCACATCCGTCTGCGTCACGGCCACGATCGCGCCGAGCAGCATCGTGACGATCGCGACGCCCCACATGACCGGCCGCCAGTCCCAGCGCATCCCCGGCAGCACCACGTACAGCAGCCGCAGCAGGGCGCCGAAGCCGGCGACCTTCGTCGCGGCCGCCATGAAGCCGGTGACGGGCGTCGGGGCGCCTTGGTAGACGTCGGGGGTCCACATGTGGAACGGCACCGCGCCGACCTTGAACAGCAGGCCCATCAGCACCAGCGCCCCGCCGATCAGCAGCAGCGCGTCATTGCCCATGGTGGAGGCCAGGGCGGGGTCGACCGTGCGCGTGGTGCCGCTCACCACCTCGGCGATGCCGGAGTACGTGACGGTGCCCGCGTAGCCGTAGAGGAGGGCCACGCCGAAGAGCAGGAAGGCGGAGGAGAAGGCACCGAGCAGGAAGTACTTGACGGCCGACTCCTGCGAGAGCAGCCGCTGGCGGCGGGCCAGCGCGCACAGCACGTACAGCGGGAGGGAGAAGACCTCCAGCGCGACGAAGAGCGTCAACAGGTCGTTCGCCGCGGGGAAGACCAGCATCCCGCCGATCGCGAAGAGCGCGAGCGGGAAGACCTCGGTGGTGGTGAACCCGGCCTTCACCGCGGCCTGTTCGGCCTCTCCGCCCGGGACGGCGGAGCCCTGCGCGGCGAAGGAGTCGACCCGGTTGCCGTGCGCGGCGGGGTCGAGCCGGCGCTCGGCGAAGGTGAAGACGGCGATCAGTGAGACGAGGAGAATGGTGCCCTGGAGGAACAGCGCCGGACCGTCGACGGCGACGGCCCCCATGGCGGCGATCTGCGCCTTCTCGCCCGCGTGACCGCCCGCCGCCAGGGCGACGACGGCGGCGAAGGCGGCGGCGAGGCCGACGACGGACAGCAGGAGCTGTGCGTGGTACCGGGCGCGGCGCGGCAGGAACGCCTCGACGAGAATGCCCAGGACGGCGACGCCGAGCACGATCAGCGTCGGCGCCAGCTGGGCGTACTCGATGTGCGGCGCGGGGATCTCCCTCGGGGGGTCGGCCGCCAGTGTCCACAGGCTGTGGACGGGTGCTGCGTGGCTCACTTCGCGGCCTCCACATCGGTCACGGGCAGATCGGGCTTGGGGTCGACCTTGTCCACCTGGGTCATCGTGTGCTCGACGGCCGGGTCGACGATCTCGGTCACCGGTTTCGGATAGACGCCGAGGAAGATCAGCAGGGCGATCAGCGGAGCGACGACGACCAGCTCACGCACCCGCAGGTCCGGCATGCCCCGGACGGAGTCCTTCACCGGGCCGGTCATGGTGCGCTGGTACAGCACGAGGACGTACAGCGCGGCGAGCACGATGCCGAACGTCGCGATGGCCCCGATGACCGGATACCGGCTGAACGTGCCGGCCAGGACCAGGAATTCGGAGACGAAGGGCGCGAGCCCCGGCAGCGACAGGGTGGCCAGTCCGCCGACGAGGAACGTCCCCGCGAGGACGGGGGCGACCTTCTGGACGCCGCCGTAGTCGGCGATGAGCCGGGAGCCGCGCCGCGAGATCAGGAAGCCCGCGACGAGCATCAGCGCGGCCGTGGAGATGCCGTGGTTGACCATGTAGAGCGTCGCGCCGCCCTGGCCCTGGGTGGTCATCGCGAAGATGCCGAGGATGATGAAGCCGAAGTGCGAGATCGAGGCGTAGGCGACCAGCCGCTTGATGTCCCGCTGGCCGACCGCGAGGAGCGCGCCGTAGAGGATGCTCACGAGCGCGAGCACCAGGATCACGGGCGTCGCCCACTTGGAGGCCTCCGGGAAGAGCTGGAGGCAGAAGCGCAGCATCGCGAAGGTGCCGACCTTGTCGACCACGGCGGTGATCAGCACGGCGACGGGGGCGGTGGCCTCGCCCATGGCATTGGGCAGCCAGGTGTGCAGCGGCCACAGCGGCGCCTTCACCGCGAAGGCGAAGAAGAAGCCGAGGAACAGCGCCCGTTCGGTGCTGGTGGCGATGTCCAGCTTGCCGTCGGCCCGGGCCTGGACGATCTCCTGGAGGGAGAAGGTGCCGGTGCCGAGCTGGTCGGCGGTGACCACGTACAGCCCGATGACGGCGGCCAGCATGATCAGCCCGCCGGCCAGGTTGTAGAGCAGGAACTTCACGGCCGCGTACGACCGCTGGGCCGCCGTCTCCTCCGCGCCGCGCCCGCCGGCCCGGTCGCCGAAGCCGCCGATGAGGAAGTACATCGGGATCAGCATGGCTTCGAAGAAGATGTAGAAGAGGAAGACGTCGGTGGCCTCGAAGGAGATCACCACCATCGCCTCGACCATGAGGATCAGAGCGAAGAAGCCCTGGGTGGGCCGCCAGCGCGACGACGTCGTCTCAAGGGGATCGGCGTCGTGCCAGCCGGCCAGGATCACGAAGGGGATCAGCAGGGCGGTCAGGGCGATCAGCACGACCGCGATGCCGTCCACGC
The window above is part of the Streptomyces syringium genome. Proteins encoded here:
- a CDS encoding polyprenyl synthetase family protein; amino-acid sequence: MTVVGPFGLSVRDQALEADVQAGLAAVEEGLLEATKSGVPFITEAAQHLVRAGGKRFRPLLVMLAAQFGDPYAPGIVPSAVVVELTHLATLYHDDVMDEADVRRGVDSANARWGNSVAVLTGDFLFSRASHILADLGPEAVRIQAEAFERLVTGQILETAGPRDGRDPIEHYLDVIAGKTGSLIAVAGRYGAMMSGADERTVEILTHYGERLGTAFQLADDVLDIASDSHESGKTPGTDLREGIPTLPVLHLRAQAAASGSADDRRLCELLDGDLTDDARHAEVLRLLRAHPALEQARRDTVRYAQEARAILAPLPECDAKSALEDLCDAVVHRAG
- the fahA gene encoding fumarylacetoacetase — encoded protein: MPEHRPRELSEGDPFGAATLPYGVFTTPDAPDHPRIGVRYGDFVLDAAAAAAAHGSAHAALLDQPTLNPLLAAGRPVWQAVRAEVRSWLTGEHFHPLAEVTLRLPFEVADYVDFYASEHHATNVGKIFRPDGEPLTPNWKHLPIGYHGRAGTIVVSGTDVVRPQGQRKTPADATPVFGPSVRLDIEAEVGFVVGTPAPENTPVGLDGFRKHVFGVCLVNDWSARDIQAWEYVPLGPFLGKSFATSVSAWITPLDAFDEARTAPPERTHPLLPYLDDTDSEPGGIDLRIEVRINGETVARPPFAAMYWTAAQQLAHMTVNGASLRTGDFYASGTVSGPEPDQRGCLLELTEGKGPYLADGDEVTLTAWAPGPGGARIGLGEVTGRIVPAHGTTAP
- a CDS encoding ATP-binding cassette domain-containing protein, translated to MTTPPVGPVKAPGHPGAPAASAACAATVPSGAPAPAGAAGAAVHSEPEASGEPAGPGPADSAASAASAATAPAVAAVIETRGLTKRYRGGQLAVDGLDLTVPRGSVFGFLGPNGSGKTTTIRMLMGLIEPSSGTAHVLGEPMPRAGRRVLPRVGALIEGPALYGFLSGRENLVRYDAADPTADPRTRAARVAAALDRVGLAAAAGKKARAYSLGMKQRLGLAAALLQPRELLVLDEPTNGLDPQGMREIRTLVRELAADGTTVFLSSHLLDEIEQVCTHAAVMAQGRLLTQGTVGELASSTRGRLAVTTPDPVDAARVLKEHGLTDLVVLETGVTGELPLSSPSAPLDLADLNAALVRADVRVRSFGVERASLEDAFVALTGEGFDVAG
- a CDS encoding LolA family protein yields the protein MARIQPTQGADEAGTPGTGRRKAARYVVPVAVAGVAAATIGFVVPALASTGDPDLPKISAQDLIAKMAKSDVQQASGTVKISTDLGLPSLPSGFSLGDAGKGSGGGKGGDAADPQAKLTELLSGSHTLRIAVDGPDKQRLSIVERAAEYSVIRNGDDVWAYDSASDSAHHSKAPKSKAPKQQGGDGHEVPKDLAGASPQELAKRALATVDDTTSVTVDGTAKVAGRDAYQLVIKPKGGDSTVGAVRIAVDAKNGVPLKFTLAPKSGKAIVDAGFTKVDFGKPAAKNFTFTPSKGTKVTEDSGKPGKGDDAAKLKGKLPGAGELPGLTGLPGLDGASDASGMKVIGKGWSSIAEIKGPKDAVGKLSEDAKGKGKSGDAAALLDSFGKKVSGDFGSGRVFSTRIVNVLMTDDGRVYAGAVTKDALVKAANSAK
- a CDS encoding carboxylate--amine ligase yields the protein MVKIGGYPLHHGGVGAIRSLGRLGIPMYAITEDRWTPAALSRYLDRAFVWPTTGTERSEELVDGLLTIGRSIGRPTVLVPTDEEAAVLIAEHAEALSGPFLFPPVERGLPRRLASKQGLYELCVEHGVPAPASLFPASYEEIEKYATTARFPLVAKNREAFERRRQPAVHGTTRIGGPRELLDLARGWGRMPGVILQEYLPREDAEDWIVHAYFDAESAPLAMFTGVKVRSWPPHAGMTANAYVVDNPELAAMAAQFIKQIGFSGIIDLDWRYDRRDGRYKLLDFNPRMGAQFRLFESVAGIDVVRAQHLDLTGREVPEGEQRAGRRFVVENIDLPALAAYRRSGYTTPHAPVRASGTELAWAAADDMKPFFTMLARFIRPGARHLWQLWRSRRRAAAVVE
- the nuoN gene encoding NADH-quinone oxidoreductase subunit NuoN, yielding MSHAAPVHSLWTLAADPPREIPAPHIEYAQLAPTLIVLGVAVLGILVEAFLPRRARYHAQLLLSVVGLAAAFAAVVALAAGGHAGEKAQIAAMGAVAVDGPALFLQGTILLVSLIAVFTFAERRLDPAAHGNRVDSFAAQGSAVPGGEAEQAAVKAGFTTTEVFPLALFAIGGMLVFPAANDLLTLFVALEVFSLPLYVLCALARRQRLLSQESAVKYFLLGAFSSAFLLFGVALLYGYAGTVTYSGIAEVVSGTTRTVDPALASTMGNDALLLIGGALVLMGLLFKVGAVPFHMWTPDVYQGAPTPVTGFMAAATKVAGFGALLRLLYVVLPGMRWDWRPVMWGVAIVTMLLGAIVAVTQTDVKRLLAYSSIAHAGFILAGVIAASPDGVSSVLFYLAAYSFVTLGAFSVVTLVRDAGGEATHLSKWAGLGRRSPLVAAVFAVFLLAFAGIPLTSGFAGKFAVFKAAAQGGAGTLVIVGVLSSAIAAFFYVRVIVLMFFSEPKADGPTVAVPSVLTSTAIAVGVAVTVVLGVAPQYFLDLAGQAGTFVR
- a CDS encoding GOLPH3/VPS74 family protein; the encoded protein is MNHGTPDLTLPEELLLLALHPEKGNRLCSARYLGYGMAGAVLAELQLGGHIREDRVRPVVLPGAPPADRRLAGALRSLGEPGAKAPKTYRWVRTAARHVEEPWLTGLVERRAVRAERRRALGLFPYTRYPVGPVDLTSETRRRFEAARTAGWPDPRSRALAALVFAIGVGGVLYPGWGARHQRSAMRDALDHSWTAKAVRRNVQADKSSGSGGFGGDGGGDGGGGGGGGD
- a CDS encoding NAD(P)-binding domain-containing protein; protein product: MTLPVAVIGAGPYGLSTAAHLRARGIPVRVLGSPMVSWRAHMPAGMLLKSTPDASNIDAPQPGHTLLDFCRATGERRYESDWDPIPVETFARYGLWFQERLVPGLEQVRVVSVDRRGARPGFELKLDSGEQFTARAVVVATGLSGFAHLPPQLATAVPDGPSPSGPVSHSSQHRDFDRFSGQDVVVVGAGQSALESAVLLADAGAASVRVLARTRGAVRFGAAPDGQPPLRPSSPFGRAWSLYAFSYYADAFRHLPAPARRFLVGRVLGPLGAWWLRERFVGRVQVTEGKRIARARVESGRPVLTLVGDGGAAGELAADHVLAATGYRVDLAALDFLGHGLRAKLAVGAGGPRLGPGYHSSVPGLFFTGLPAAASYGPVMRFVCGTEYASPRLARAVAAL